CTCAAAGGGACAAATTAAGTCCGCTTTTGTTCCTGGACGTAAAAATGAGTCCCAACCGTAGGTAGCAAACCGACATCGCTCCTCTTTTTTTTGTCCGTTTGACCCCATACCGGGACCATTTGACATGTATGCGCGCACGTCCGCATTGCCTCTCCAACCACACCTGTCACCAacacctcttctctcctttcttttTAATTTTTCCCACGCGCCGCCCCTGCTCCTGGGAtcctttttttagataaaaggcactcaagtgcccaactttgaattaacaaagccaccaacggcgagaacgatacaaagtgctgaacccagcttacagaacgacaccacacacccacacgaactACCGAAGAAACTACAACCGGAAGCGCGACCAACAAGCTCAGCCAAAGCGCCTACGAGGACTCGGAGTAGAGCTGGAGTCTACAGTGTCGGGCCGGAACTCACCCGAGAGCGAGCCATTTTTCACGCGCGCCTCAACACCCCTCCTCCATCGCAGAAACGCCACCGGAAGCCGACCACCACCAGGGACCGACCCACGTTGCTCACAAACCAAACAGCAGCGCCAAGGAAGCTCGACAAGGGAAGGGCACGGAGCAAGCCTTGCCGAGGATCGCCGAAGAATCACCTCCGTCACCACCATCGGTGAGCCTCGCACTGTGGGCTCCAAgacggtgtcttcaagaagagcacgacaccggagtgccgccacaccgcccgatccgaggatcttgggttttcacccggacgaAGTAGAGGGACGGAGATTGGCCTCACGGtgccttcaacaagggaacgccgtccgcggacgccgccgccatggccCGAGGGGCAAAGGTTTCCCTTTGGCACCATCACCGCCATCTACACCCCACAACACTCAACTCGCCGACCACCACGCCGCCCTCACGACCGTGGTCACCGGCCAGCACCAGAGTCATTGGCTCGCCCGCCAACCAACATGACTCCCACCTTCCAGGGCCGCAACCCCGGCTTCCCAACTCGACACCGGACggaaaggaaaaggaggaggagcgTCACATCGAGGCCGCCGGACGCCGAACGAGGGGCAGGCCGGCCATCTCCCCGACACCGCAACCGGGGATCACCACCTGCAGCCCCCATGGCTGCCGGAGATAAGCAGATCTGGGCGAAGATGGGCTCGAAATGGGCCCGGGGCCCCTGCCCCGACCCGGACTCGAGGCGGCCAGATCCCTCTAGGCCGCCGCACCCACCACGCCGGAGCTCCACCGCGCCAGGCCGGACGGGCGCCGCGCCGCTACACGCCGTGCCAGGCACTTACCCGCGTCGCCCTCGTCTTCCTCCGCCCGCCCAAGCCGGAGCTCGCGCCGCCCGCCACCATGGCCGCTCCGGGGAACAGCCGCCGTCGCGAGCGCGCCCAGTCGATGGTgtctccgcgccgccgccgcagggGCCACGCCGTCGCGCCCACTAGCCAACGCGATGCCCTCGCCGGCCGCGGGGGCCGGCGCCGCCACCTCCGCGCGGATAGCGGACTAGGAAGTACAATCCATCTTTTTTTTGTTCCAGTTTGTACAACCGTGATAAATCATCTATTTTTTTAGTAAACGCTGCAGAAAATTATATTTATCATTCACATGTATCAAAGAGCTATGATATATATGTCATATATTACAAAAACTTGGGTCACACAAAATATGACCTAATTACGTTTCAGAAATATAGTTTTTCTATCACAAATATAATATCATACGCAATTGATATTTGAGATATTTGAGAAATATAATTTGTGCTTGTTAATTTAGCTGCTGCTCGTGATAGCGTTTGCTAATTTAATACTAGTAGTTCTTCTTATTGCACATCTGGTAGTAGTGCTCCTTGTCTAGCACCAGATAAAATGGTGTTGCACTATTAATGCTCATGACTAGTACGGGTCCTAATTCCACATCAGCTCCTAGATACTGCCCGTAATCTCATATCCAAGTGTTCCTCGTAATCGTGGACTACTAGTGCCTAGAACATGCATTCGTCCTGTGGTTTCTTGCTTGATTGCATCGCCGCGTGTGTCGCTTGGCCGTGTGAAGCTTGAGACACACGCTAACGCATCGGTGGGAGTAGTGGGACCAACCCTATAATGCAAGCTCAGGTATGTGGAGACGTTATTGCCATGTAtctatatacctaataataaaggagctaaggtttcttggTTTCGTCCGTTGTTTGCGCTTTCGTCCACGTGATTAGGCGCCTTTGACCAATCCGTCGTGAGTTGTCTTAGCTCCGATGTTAGGGATTACGAAAATAAAACTACTGAACCGGGCCGAGTATGGAGTCGAGTCCAGCTGAAACCCGATCAAGCGTTCTCAAATAGCTAACCATTGTATCGTAAAGCACGTACACGGCAGGACTCAAACTTCGTTTGCCTCAGCGTATCTCCCCAGTCCCTCGATTCGACTACTACACACAAGCGTCGAACGAGGACGTGGTCGGGCTGCTCGACGAGTCCAAGCCGGCGGTGGTTCGCGCGCCATGGCTTGATAGCCAACCACAATGTTCTTTACGTCGAGATTGGAGACGTCCAAATATCTCGGATCAGAGCGCGCCTCTGCCGGGTCGAGCTGGCGCCGGCGTTGGCAATAATCTAAAGGGAAGCGAGCAAACGAACTTGAAAACCTCGCTTCAGATCGACATGCAGCTGTGCTCGTTGTTGACACAGACACGCACGGCAGTGGTACATGATGCTTAGCTAGCTAGGTTGATGACGACGCGGTTGCGGCGGTGGAGTGGAGCATGGTGGTGAGCTCCTTGGAGGCGACGATGGACTTGTATATCTCCATCACCAGCCGCTTCTCGAACTCCGACGCGCCCtgttgcgccgccgccgccccggggAGCAGCAGCTTCTGGTGCTTCCGCCTTGGTACCCGCTTGGTCCACATCCCGTCGCTAGGCATCGCCGTGACCGCCGCCTTCCTGGCCACCGTCAGCATGCCGCCCACGTACGCGTCCCGCATCCGGCACAGTAGCCGCCCGGGAATGGAGACGACTGCGCGGACAACGCGCACGCGGCGGAGGAGCAGCCCCCGCAGACGAACGCGCCACCCGCCGCTGCCTCGCCGCGCGCCACCGCCGAGGCGCTGGGTGTTGCCTCTGGTCGACCTGCCTTCGCCGTTCTCGAGGCGCTGGTACTTGCGGCGGCGCCAGTGGGAGCGGATGCCCTTGGTGAACCCTATCGGAAACGCCTCAACCTCCATGACCAGCTAGCTAGCTGCCGTTCGTCGGCGCCGGTCGGCTCGGCCGGGGTATCTCGGAGTCTGGTGGCGAGGTGTTGAAGCTTTGGCAAGCGTACCGCTGCTCGGGGATTGGAGTTTGGTGGTGAGTTGCAGGTGCAGCTTGGCTGCTCGGGGAAGTTTGGTGTGGAATGGCGCTACCGGGTCTTGCCTTTTATGCAGAGCCATGGCCGTGGATGGTTGGTGGTTGACGTGACAAAAATCATGGGTTTCGATGCCGTTTCGCGGCAGGTGGCACTATGGCCGACGCCACGTTGAACCGCACACCGGTCGTTCCCGGCAGTCGTTTTCTTTCGCCACATGACTCTCGTGCATGGCTATTTGCCTATTTCTCCTCTTTTATTTTCGGCAAATTCGTGGATGATTATGTTGCACGAGTGGGATTAGGGTCTAGGGTAACGAAATACAATATGTATGTGTACGTTGAACGTCTAGAAGGTGACCGGGATTAATTAAGTGGCGGCTTGGACGAGTAAACTGGTTGAAGATTCCGTTGCGGCGTTTCTTCACTTTTTGTAAGCGTGCATGACCTTTGACATTTGACCACTCCCGAGTCGCTCCCTCCCGGGCGGCTCTGGAGGCGTCCTCCCAACTCTAACCCCCGCCGCCTCTACCTCCGCCGCCTAGCCGCCGCTGTTGCTTTGGCCGGCAGTGGTAGCGACACCCTCTGCGTTAAAGACGGCGGCTGGGATGGCGAGGTGCGGCTCGTCAGGGTTCCTCGGGAGATGGGGACTCCGATAGgagtacagggcggcgcggctttCCGGTCGGGGCCTGAGGCCCTCCGTCGGTGCGGCAGCGACGAGGCGGTGGTGCGTCCCTAGCGAGTTTTGGACGAGCATGGTGGCATGCTAGATCATCGGACCGGGATATAGGCTTAGGCCGATCTGGCCAAATGGGTTCAACCACGGTCGGGGTGACGTGGTCTGGCGTCTCCTTAGATCGTCGGCACCTGCAGTCTTGTGCCTAGACTGCCCCTTTCCTCTACGGCCAACCCAACATGGAGGCAACTGTCGGCATGGGGGCCTACCGGTTTCGCGAATAATGGTGGTGGTCATAGGGTTTATCCTCCTATCAATATGAAGACCTACCGGTTGCCTAACCTCATTGATCTGGCTGCAGTGGCGTGTTCCGGAAGGCTCTGTCGGCGTACACCACCGGagattgctggatcgggtgggacTCGGTCGTGCGCCCCCTTGTTTTTTCTGTGACCGTTTGGTTTTAGAGAGAGCACTTTGAAGCTCTGCTGACTGTTAATATCACGGGGTTGACGGAGCATGTCATGGAAGCCGAGATCTTAGTACTAACGATGGAGGTTTGACTACGGGAGACGATTAGGAATTGACTTGGTGATTCGTGACTTAAAGCAGTGACATGCTAGTGGGGGTGACTACACAAGAGAAGTT
This Lolium perenne isolate Kyuss_39 chromosome 1, Kyuss_2.0, whole genome shotgun sequence DNA region includes the following protein-coding sequences:
- the LOC127299077 gene encoding uncharacterized protein, with translation MEVEAFPIGFTKGIRSHWRRRKYQRLENGEGRSTRGNTQRLGGGARRGSGGWRVRLRGLLLRRVRVVRAVVSIPGRLLCRMRDAYVGGMLTVARKAAVTAMPSDGMWTKRVPRRKHQKLLLPGAAAAQQGASEFEKRLVMEIYKSIVASKELTTMLHSTAATASSST